The nucleotide window CGACAGCGATGATGACCCTAGAGGCTAAGGCAAGCGAAGCGTAAGGGGAGTGTGGTGGGAGGGCCACAGATACAAAGTGGAGCGGTGttgtgtggaggggaggaaggcgagggcgTGCCCTGTGTGCTCAGAGCTGGACTTCTGCCCGTCGTGCGCTTCGTTCGTGACGGCCTTGCCAAACCAATTACACTGCCTCACCCCACCACAGAGACCCTCTACTTGCTGGAGTATGTTTCTCgccgccccccaccctcctctctccttgcgCGCACTCGTCAAAGCGATGAGGACGTACGACTGCAATGCCGTGATCATTCCATGCTGCCGTTTTGGGTTCGCCTTATGTTGGTGCGCCATACTCACAGATACGGACAAACGCGTTGATGCGCATGAAAGGTGCGAACACCACTTGTTCCGCCTTTCCCACAAGTGTTTGGACTACTGGCAACGTCAcccacacatgcgcgcgtcCGTGCGATGCAtgccgcgtgcgtgtatgcttGCTGCAGCAATGACCCGGTGGACGGGTaagagggaggagcgggGCAGGGGTATGTTGTTAACGCACAGGGACTCGTGCAGCATCTTCTCCCGAGAAGTCATGTGCAGCCCAACGACTTTTCACGCGCGCGTTTCTTTGCGGTCGATTTCatcttctccctttcttccCTTTCCAATGCTCCTCCGGTTGCTGCCGTTGAAACACCCACTCGCACTCCACACAAACGCATGCGCACAAacacccaccacacacccactcGCGCTTGTTGCGTTTTGTACGAAGGAAACACAGATGTGTGCTCCATCTTGGCTTTCGCGTCAGGCGTCAgcgtttttgtttttcgttcGCCGTGCACAGGAAGGTACACAGGCGGTGGCTCGGCACTTGTATCACCCAGCTTCTCGGCGTTGAGACACCTCGCGCGCGGGCAAGGGCCACACTCCCGgtcctttgtgtgtgtgcgtggcttgGTTGGTTGGTTGTTGCTCACCCCACCTCCAGTATGGTTCCTGCTGCCGCAAATACTGCGTTTCTCTTTGTATTTATTCAGCTGCTATCTTCCTCACGATGAAGCCGGCGGGAACGCTTGCATCGTTCATggagcgctgcagcgccagaaAACCTGGTCGGGGTTGCGTAGTCCTCACCGGCGCAGGTTGCAGCACAGAGAGTGGCATCCCCGACTACCGCGGGCCCAACGGCCAGTACCACCGCACTGATTTCGTGCTGCTGACCTTTCAGAGCTTTATGCGCGACGACAACGAAAAGCGACGCTACTGGGGCCGCAGCATGCTCGGGTACTTGACCATGTCCGGTGCCTCCTGCAATGCCGCTCACATGGCGCTGCATGCTTTCACCAAGTCCGGGGCCGTGGCACACATCCTCACGCAAAACGTCGACgggctgcaccacctcgctACGTATGGCGGGGCCGGtgatgcggaggaggagcactACTACAAGTACACCACAAGTGATGCGCCGCTGAAGGAGGTGCACGGCAACATTCACAACGTCATCTGCACGTCCTGCGGCTTTCTCAtgccgcgtgcgcgtctgcaGCGGGAACTGCGAGAAAAGAATCCGGCTTTGTATGAGCAGTACGGGACGGATATGTCGCGCGTGCGGCCGGACGGCGACTACAGTGCGCCAACGGAGGCCGCGAATGCGATGCATCTCGTCATGTGCCCCCGGTGCAACGGCTTCCTCAAGCCGCATGTCGTTCTGTTCGGTGAGAACGTGGCGAAGCCAATTGTGGAGACCACGATGAGTGTTGTGCGCGACAAGGCCTCCTGCCTGCTGTGCCTCGGCACCTCCCTGCAGGTGTACAGCGCCTATCGGTACGTCTTAGAGGCAAAGCAGTTAGGGATTCCGGTGGCCATCGTCAACGCTGGAGCGACGCGGGCCGACGCCATCGCTGACCTCAAACTTAATGTGGAGAGCGTCGGAAGCGTGttggcggagacggcgcatGAGATGCTTGGCGTGCCGGCGTTCATGTTCTTCCGCCAGAAGGCGATTCAACTCTAGCTGCTCCGTCACACCAGCTGTGAAAGGTGCACGGGTTAGTTTTCGACGTGGTGTCTCCGCTTGCGCCTCTCCAAACGCcgcttcttcctctttccTCTTGCTGTTTTTTGCACCCGGACGACTGtaggggcggaggggagaggagaccacacacacacacctcggAGCGTGGTACCCCAGGGCCCCGTgcgcccccactctgtgtgggcaagccgagcagcccccACCTAACCCTGCCAATGCCAAACCACatctggcggtggcaggggtAAAAGCACCTACGAGCTGGGGGACGTCAGAGGGCTTCATGACTACTGCTATCAGGGGTCGTGTtctggacggcggtgcgtcggggcgacctgcgacagcgcacgcgtctGTGCCACCCATGCGATGGGCagcgtgtcagcgcgactcgagcgtatcccaccccGGGCCGTCGCACTCCCTGCTGGTATGGAGAGCCTGAGTGGCCACCCCGAGGGTTGCGCGACGCGATGAGGAGCCTGTGACAGGCCGGGTGGAGTGTAACTCATGTTTGGGCGGCACAAAATGGGCACgtggagaaaaaaaaggaacaCCCCTTTCTGCACCTTTGATGCTGCGCGCTGCTCTTCGTTTTTCTGCCCGTGCACCGTTGCACGAGGCACACACAACTTATTTTCAGTGGAAAGAATGACCACCGCAGTCCGGCTTTACTGCATGCATGGAGGCAGAGGGGCGCCGATAATGTGAGGAGCTCATGTGCCTGTGTTTGAGTTTTCTGTAGCTGCCCTTCGTCGAGCGCGAGTCCGGGAGCGCCTCCGCTTCTGCAGCTTTCGGCTCTCGCGCTGTCGTTATGTGTTTCTGCTGTTCCTCTCCGCGACTC belongs to Leishmania mexicana MHOM/GT/2001/U1103 complete genome, chromosome 23 and includes:
- a CDS encoding sir2-family protein-like protein; this encodes MKPAGTLASFMERCSARKPGRGCVVLTGAGCSTESGIPDYRGPNGQYHRTDFVLLTFQSFMRDDNEKRRYWGRSMLGYLTMSGASCNAAHMALHAFTKSGAVAHILTQNVDGLHHLATYGGAGDAEEEHYYKYTTSDAPLKEVHGNIHNVICTSCGFLMPRARLQRELREKNPALYEQYGTDMSRVRPDGDYSAPTEAANAMHLVMCPRCNGFLKPHVVLFGENVAKPIVETTMSVVRDKASCLLCLGTSLQVYSAYRYVLEAKQLGIPVAIVNAGATRADAIADLKLNVESVGSVLAETAHEMLGVPAFMFFRQKAIQL